The window GAGCGCGAGCGACTTTGACCTGTCGAGGAGGGGAACGTCGAACAGCTTCACGAGGGGCTCCAGTGTGATCACCGCTTTGTTCGTGAGCGCCCTGATGTCCTCATGCATCTCCTGCGGTATCTTCGGCCCTTCGATGACCATCGTCTGCGTCACCGTCTTGGCCCTGTTGGCGATCTTGTCCACCAGCTCCACGATCCCGATGTAGTCCTCGCGGAAGAAGGGGAGAAATGCCCCCTCGGAAAGCTTCGCGAGAATCTTGCGCCTGCACTCGTCGGCCTCGTGCTCCTTCTTATGAACATTATAGGAGCTGACGTTGGCCTCCTCTTCCTTGCCGTCCAGGTAGAGCGCGATCGTGGTCTCGAAGAGGTCGAGGCACTCCTTGACCTTTTCGAGATGCTCCTTCATGAACTCCTTCACCTGCTGCTCCTTTTTGTCCCAGAACATGATGGTGCCCTCTTTTTGTTAACGCACGCCAAGCATACAAGCAATGATTATTGCCAAAATAGCTGAAACGACCGGCGACAGAAACCATGCGGCGAAGATGGACCACAGCTTCTTCGCGTTCACCGTGTTCATGCCCCTGACTAACCCCACACCCGCCACGGCTCCCACGATCGCCTGAGAGGACGAGACCGGCACGTGCAACTGTGTGAAAAAATGCACGACGAGGGAGTGGGAGAGTACGGCAATGAGCGCGGAAAACGGATCGAGCGCGGTGATATCCTTGCCGACGGTCATGATGACATTCTTCCCGTACGTGAGCGCGCCGACTGCCATGGCGATTCCCCCGAGCACGGAGGCCACGACTGCGTGGGAGTGCGTCGGGTTGCCAAAAAAACCCGCCTGATAGAACGGCCCCGTCGTCACGACAACATTATTTGCACCCATCGCGTACGCCCCATAGCATCCGCACACGACGAGGCCGATTTTGTACACCATATTCAGAAGCACCATGTTCTTTATGGTGCGCTGGATAACGTAGCCAAGCCCCTTCACGCCGAGATACGACACCACGCCCGCCGCGACAGGGAGAATGATCCAGCAGAAGAGCCACGCCAGGAGCTTCATCCAGCTTATCCCCGCCATCCCCATGGAGAGAATCGAGATGCCCATCACCCCGCCTATCGCGTTCTGGGTGGTCGAAGTGGGAATCCCCAGGTAGGTCTGGAACAT is drawn from Candidatus Auribacterota bacterium and contains these coding sequences:
- a CDS encoding DUF47 family protein; this translates as MFWDKKEQQVKEFMKEHLEKVKECLDLFETTIALYLDGKEEEANVSSYNVHKKEHEADECRRKILAKLSEGAFLPFFREDYIGIVELVDKIANRAKTVTQTMVIEGPKIPQEMHEDIRALTNKAVITLEPLVKLFDVPLLDRSKSLAL
- a CDS encoding inorganic phosphate transporter; protein product: MMLLAKFFGGLFLGWGIGANNAANMFGTAVGTGSVKYKTAVICVAIFVIIGSALEGYKLYDSYNFDKSGEFKVTFSQAAVATFAAAVSIMFQTYLGIPTSTTQNAIGGVMGISILSMGMAGISWMKLLAWLFCWIILPVAAGVVSYLGVKGLGYVIQRTIKNMVLLNMVYKIGLVVCGCYGAYAMGANNVVVTTGPFYQAGFFGNPTHSHAVVASVLGGIAMAVGALTYGKNVIMTVGKDITALDPFSALIAVLSHSLVVHFFTQLHVPVSSSQAIVGAVAGVGLVRGMNTVNAKKLWSIFAAWFLSPVVSAILAIIIACMLGVR